In Cyanobacteriota bacterium, one DNA window encodes the following:
- a CDS encoding Gldg family protein yields the protein TLSVLLILGIINFLGARYAARLDLTDNQLFTLSPQTQQVVKALKQPVKIWVFLKPGDPEATATRSLLEQYRQLNASKFSFEIVDPQAKPLLAKQFGVTSFGEVYLEAGDQRQQVQQVTPYERLAEGRLTNRLELLSGGKQTVVYFTQGHQELPLERQAESISQVSTLLLDKSIKAEPLNLSTTATVPTNAAAVVVAGPRRPFLEGEIKALTDYSDRGGSLLLLLDPTVKTGLESFLETKWGVKLDDRLVINASQQQLLGPSTPVISQYGQHPITEAFRNGFSAYPFARPIALVPTKDVQQFPLLITDNQNWAETNLDDTNLKFEPDKGDIRGPLTIGAALTRSVTPKTAEAATTSPSPTPESSPSPTASPSPSPSPSPTTSPSPSPSPATEQVEARLVIIGNSQFASNQLVQNPGLLNSDVILNAVTWLTRQDDRALAIRPKESKNRALNLTSLQANLIGWIALIILPLVGFSTAAALWWRRR from the coding sequence CCAACAGGTCGTTAAAGCCCTCAAGCAACCTGTAAAAATCTGGGTATTCCTGAAACCGGGGGATCCGGAAGCAACCGCTACACGCTCATTACTAGAACAATATCGCCAACTCAATGCCAGCAAGTTTAGCTTTGAAATTGTGGATCCTCAGGCTAAACCATTACTAGCCAAGCAGTTTGGCGTTACTAGCTTCGGCGAGGTTTACCTAGAAGCTGGGGATCAGCGTCAACAGGTACAACAGGTAACTCCCTATGAGCGCCTTGCGGAAGGGCGACTTACCAATCGCTTAGAGTTGCTATCCGGTGGTAAACAGACCGTGGTTTACTTCACTCAAGGACACCAAGAACTACCTCTAGAGCGCCAAGCCGAAAGTATTTCCCAAGTTTCTACCCTGCTGCTAGATAAGAGTATTAAGGCAGAACCCCTCAATTTGTCTACAACTGCAACAGTACCTACCAATGCGGCGGCTGTAGTGGTTGCTGGCCCCCGCCGTCCATTTTTAGAGGGTGAGATCAAAGCCCTGACAGACTATTCCGATCGGGGTGGTAGTTTGTTGCTGTTGCTGGATCCAACTGTGAAAACTGGCTTGGAATCTTTTCTGGAAACCAAGTGGGGCGTGAAGTTAGACGATCGGCTCGTCATCAATGCGTCTCAGCAACAGTTACTTGGCCCTTCTACCCCTGTCATCAGCCAATATGGTCAGCATCCAATTACAGAGGCCTTCCGGAACGGTTTCTCAGCCTATCCTTTTGCTCGACCCATTGCGTTAGTGCCTACTAAGGATGTGCAGCAATTTCCCTTGTTGATTACCGACAACCAAAACTGGGCGGAGACTAACTTGGATGACACCAACCTGAAGTTTGAGCCAGACAAAGGCGATATTCGCGGGCCATTGACAATTGGTGCCGCACTAACGCGGTCAGTTACCCCCAAGACAGCGGAGGCAGCCACTACTAGCCCGTCACCCACCCCTGAGTCATCCCCATCTCCAACTGCTAGCCCATCTCCCTCGCCTAGTCCATCTCCAACCACGAGTCCATCCCCATCTCCATCACCTGCAACAGAACAAGTAGAGGCTAGGTTGGTGATTATTGGTAATTCTCAGTTCGCCTCTAATCAACTAGTGCAAAATCCAGGCTTACTCAACAGTGATGTCATTCTGAATGCAGTGACTTGGTTGACAAGGCAGGACGATCGAGCCTTAGCTATTCGTCCGAAAGAGAGCAAAAATCGTGCCCTAAACCTTACAAGTTTGCAGGCAAATCTCATTGGATGGATTGCTCTAATCATTTTGCCATTGGTAGGCTTCAGCACAGCCGCTGCCCTCTGGTGGCGGCGACGATAG